Genomic segment of Geminocystis herdmanii PCC 6308:
ATTCTTTTTGATTCGAGTTAAGGGTAGAAAGGGATAATAATTCTGCCATGCCTAAGACTCCATTCATGGGAGTACGAATTTCATGACTCATGTTTGCTAAAAATTGGCTTTTTGCCTTGGTAGCCGCTTCGGCGGTTTCCTTAGCTTGGGATAGTGCAATTTCTGCTTGTCTTTTCTCAGTAATCTCTCTGGCAACGGCAACTAACATGATTACTTCTCCATTATCATCAAAAATGGGAGATTTAATGGTACTAAAAGGATGAATTTCGCCATCGTAACGGGTAGCAAATTCTTCGGGAATGTTTAAGACTTCTCCTGTGTTAAAAACAAAGGCATCATCTCTTATATATTGTTGAGTGAAATCTGGATTATTAAAATGTGCATCGACAATTCCTTGCATTTCCTCTAAAGTCATACGATAGTAATCTCTAAAGGCTTTATTTGCCCAAATAATTTGAAATTGTGGGTTTTTGACTACTATCAAATCGCTGATAGAGTCGAGGATTTGATGATATTTTCTTTCACTTTGTCGGAGGGTTTCTTCTGCTTGTTTTCGATCGGTTATATTCGTAATATAGCCATGCCAAATAACACTCCCATCCGCTTCCCTTTGGGGAGTAGCATTACCTTCTACCCAAATAATTTTGTTTTCAGGAAGACAAACTCGATATTCGCAATGCCAAGGGGTTAACTTATCAGCAGATTCAAAAACACTATCTAAAATTCTTTCTCTATCTTCTGGATGAAGTACATCCAAAACTTTGTCGGCACTTTCTTTGACATCTAAAGGGGTAACATTATATATTTGCTTAATGCCTTCACTGGCGTAGGGAAAATGTGACGTACCATCTACGCGTAATCGATACTGATAAATCATCCCGGGTATATGACGGGCTAATTCATCTAAGCGATGTTGCATTTCTAATTGTTTTGTTACGTCCAGTATTACTCCCGTCCATGCTATATCTCCATTGTCTCTTAATTCGGGTCGATCGTTTGCCTGTAACCATTTAATTTTGCCACTGGGGGTAATCATGCGCCATTGATAGGTGAAAGCCTCCATTGTTTGAATGTTATCCATCATCGCTTGTTCAAATCCTGCTATATCATCAGGATAAAATAGACTCAAAAAGCTATCAGGATTATTTAATACTTCTTCGGCACTTATCTCTAATATTTCTTCTACTACTGAACTAATGTACTCAAAATATCGTGAACCGTCAGGACGTTGAACTATGATATAAATAATTCCGGGGGATGAAATAGCCATTTTTTGAAATCTAGCTTCACTTTTCTTTAAGGCAATTTCTGCTATTTTTTGTTCTGTTATATCTCGCCCTACGGATTGAATTTCTATTAATTGTCCATTTTCGTTGAAAATTCCTTGATTAATCCATTGAGTCCAACCTATATCGCCATTACGACGATTATCTCTATTTTCTGTTCTAAAACTCGAATTTTCAGGGGTTAGTTGAGTTATTTTAACTAAGGTTGTTTTTAAGTCTTCAGGATTAGCAAAATCTAGCCATTTTTTGCCGATAACTTCTTCTAAGGTACATCCCAAGGCAAAACATAAAGCCTCATTGGTAAAAGTAATACTGGTGTCGGGGTTCGATCGAATTATGAAGTCGGTTTGTTGCTCAACTACTTGACGATAACGATTTTCACTCTGGTTAAGGGCTTCTTGTAACTTAGTTGCCATAACAGAGATGGAATAAGATAAAGTATTGATTTCTTGAATAGAAGTAGCTTCTGGTAAATAGTTTTTGGCTTCCCCTTTGATGATAGATTGACTCGTCTGAGATATTTTGAGAATAGGTTTAGTAATCCATTTAGTGGTAATAATCCCCATAATGGTAGTGGTAATTAAGGTAATACCAGAAACTATCAAAATGTTTTGTTTATTTTCTTCAATTTCTACCATAAAATCAGATTGAGGGATGGTAATAACCATTAACCAATCAATACCATAATTATCTTGATAGGGTATGACTTGAATAAATAAACCAGAATAACTAATAAAATTATTTTCTGTTTCGATACCTTGAGGAAAATTAGGTAATTGAGAGTACAGAATATTGACGGTTTTTTTACTCAAATCACTAGACATTTGGGTAACAGGGATTCTTTTTGCGTCACCATCGATAATTTTGTAGGGTTGATTTTTGGTGCAACTTGCCACTAATAAACCAGATTTATCGAGAATAAAAACTTGCCCTGTTTTACCAATTTCTAAGGTTTGCAGAAATTTACTAATGTTAGA
This window contains:
- a CDS encoding PAS domain S-box protein — protein: MAFLPDFTKKNKSSQIPLKWILIVPFVLQVGISVGIVGYLSYRSAQRSIENVAQNLMTEIGAKVEKHLDTYLQTAQQVNLLNKQVLESGIIDRTDFETLGKYFWQQIQQYNFTYVNYGTTTQEFIGAGYFKNVLEIAQIKSPDINNLYSYKVDEKGNRIYPPRIFAGHTPNDAEWYHQAKQVQKPLWSPIYNWTDKSEEIAISASAPVYSESQEFLGVVGIDLSLSNISKFLQTLEIGKTGQVFILDKSGLLVASCTKNQPYKIIDGDAKRIPVTQMSSDLSKKTVNILYSQLPNFPQGIETENNFISYSGLFIQVIPYQDNYGIDWLMVITIPQSDFMVEIEENKQNILIVSGITLITTTIMGIITTKWITKPILKISQTSQSIIKGEAKNYLPEATSIQEINTLSYSISVMATKLQEALNQSENRYRQVVEQQTDFIIRSNPDTSITFTNEALCFALGCTLEEVIGKKWLDFANPEDLKTTLVKITQLTPENSSFRTENRDNRRNGDIGWTQWINQGIFNENGQLIEIQSVGRDITEQKIAEIALKKSEARFQKMAISSPGIIYIIVQRPDGSRYFEYISSVVEEILEISAEEVLNNPDSFLSLFYPDDIAGFEQAMMDNIQTMEAFTYQWRMITPSGKIKWLQANDRPELRDNGDIAWTGVILDVTKQLEMQHRLDELARHIPGMIYQYRLRVDGTSHFPYASEGIKQIYNVTPLDVKESADKVLDVLHPEDRERILDSVFESADKLTPWHCEYRVCLPENKIIWVEGNATPQREADGSVIWHGYITNITDRKQAEETLRQSERKYHQILDSISDLIVVKNPQFQIIWANKAFRDYYRMTLEEMQGIVDAHFNNPDFTQQYIRDDAFVFNTGEVLNIPEEFATRYDGEIHPFSTIKSPIFDDNGEVIMLVAVAREITEKRQAEIALSQAKETAEAATKAKSQFLANMSHEIRTPMNGVLGMAELLSLSTLNSNQKEYINIIQESCKTLLTIINDILDFSKTESGMLTLDKQPLNLEDILKSVCHLFSKQAKDNHILLKYEIKNPLPKILGDSSRLQQIFFNLVGNAIKFTSQGEVNIIVHSDTANFAEDEEIELMIKIEDSGVGIDNDRITQLFQPFTQADATISRKYGGTGLGLAICKNLVALMGGTIWVESNGNMGGLPPWDWVVKPSQKQGSTFYFTLKLTTVTDDVITEDSIPTQAKNLCSIDTSKVKILIAEDNKVNQKVLLLTLKKLGYTADIASNGVEVLNLLETQCYDVIFMDMQMPEMDGVTATKIIRASSQHQPYIIALTANALEVDREICVSAGMDNFITKPIKINEIDRALQLTINN